A region of Polyangiaceae bacterium DNA encodes the following proteins:
- a CDS encoding PEGA domain-containing protein, whose translation MGRVEPRVLGWASALLLLLGLLVLAPEGARAQAGKAVSARKLELIRERMEKGQALFVAGDYASAAKVFEAGHAEQPYAAFLFNAGVCYQKLGQIDPALQKFRDYLAADPNAPDAAKVRGRIAALEASKGIAPTPTPETDAGVEDGGDEGGSDAAPPAPQPPPTLTPDTAESMKSLALIETEPPGALIKLYARSTESAPPYKLGAQNPGWQEITSARSPANLTLEVGSYHVVVEPYLDFKACDAAVEVKRAKVFHFRANLSQGEFMSFLRVSANVLGGYVFIDDDRRARPPWGTTPHGELVSSGTHSLLVEAPGFEPYHQKLELGRGEQKELEVKLVRVGYGYVRIDGNAPELKVSFDEKPAGVWRSGEAPLAVKADAGQHKLTIKASGYKTYEEVVTVPAGQVLPLHADMIQKYPRGAAWTQAVIGAVFLGAGVFLGIQSDNLHEELENDRKAGVLEQEDERVSRGRIFAIGANAGFAIGGILGAFATYNFIKDPLPESRAVKDQPVEFNDPRKQRPTAKLRAPTRVAVPQPRSRPRQAPFSIGLSPGPAGLSLGGRF comes from the coding sequence GTGGGACGGGTCGAGCCGAGAGTACTGGGTTGGGCGAGCGCGCTCCTGCTGCTCCTGGGGCTCCTCGTCCTGGCGCCGGAAGGGGCGCGAGCCCAGGCTGGAAAGGCCGTTTCCGCGCGCAAGCTGGAGCTGATCCGGGAGCGCATGGAGAAGGGGCAGGCGCTGTTCGTCGCCGGCGACTACGCGAGCGCCGCCAAGGTGTTCGAGGCGGGGCACGCCGAGCAGCCTTACGCCGCGTTCTTGTTCAACGCCGGCGTCTGCTACCAGAAGCTCGGTCAGATCGACCCGGCTCTGCAGAAGTTTCGCGACTACCTCGCGGCCGATCCCAACGCACCGGACGCGGCAAAGGTGAGGGGGCGCATCGCCGCCCTCGAGGCCTCGAAGGGCATCGCCCCGACCCCGACCCCGGAGACGGACGCGGGAGTGGAGGACGGGGGCGACGAGGGCGGCAGCGACGCGGCACCGCCCGCCCCCCAGCCGCCGCCGACCCTGACGCCGGACACGGCGGAGTCGATGAAGTCGCTGGCTCTGATCGAGACCGAGCCGCCCGGCGCCCTGATCAAGCTCTACGCCCGCTCGACGGAGTCGGCCCCTCCGTACAAGCTCGGCGCGCAGAATCCGGGTTGGCAGGAGATCACCAGCGCGCGCTCTCCAGCGAACCTGACGCTCGAGGTGGGCAGCTACCACGTCGTGGTCGAACCCTACCTCGACTTCAAGGCCTGCGACGCCGCCGTCGAGGTCAAGCGCGCGAAGGTGTTCCACTTCCGAGCCAACCTCTCGCAGGGCGAGTTCATGAGCTTCCTGCGCGTGTCGGCCAACGTGCTCGGCGGCTACGTGTTCATCGACGACGACCGGCGCGCGCGGCCGCCTTGGGGAACCACTCCGCACGGCGAGCTCGTCTCCAGCGGGACGCACTCGCTGTTGGTCGAGGCCCCCGGCTTCGAGCCCTACCACCAGAAGCTCGAGCTCGGCCGAGGGGAGCAGAAGGAGCTCGAGGTCAAGCTCGTGCGGGTCGGCTACGGCTACGTGCGGATCGACGGCAACGCCCCCGAGCTGAAGGTCTCGTTCGACGAGAAACCGGCGGGGGTCTGGCGCTCCGGCGAGGCGCCGCTCGCGGTGAAAGCCGACGCCGGTCAGCACAAGCTCACCATCAAGGCCAGCGGCTACAAGACCTACGAGGAAGTCGTCACGGTGCCCGCGGGGCAGGTGCTGCCGCTGCACGCGGACATGATCCAGAAGTACCCCCGCGGCGCGGCCTGGACGCAGGCGGTGATCGGCGCCGTGTTCCTGGGCGCGGGCGTGTTTCTGGGGATCCAATCCGACAACCTCCACGAGGAGCTGGAGAACGATCGCAAGGCCGGCGTTCTGGAGCAGGAGGACGAGCGGGTCAGCCGTGGACGCATCTTCGCGATCGGGGCGAACGCGGGCTTCGCCATCGGCGGCATCCTGGGTGCCTTCGCCACCTACAACTTCATCAAGGACCCGCTGCCGGAGTCCCGCGCCGTGAAGGACCAGCCGGTGGAGTTCAACGACCCGCGCAAGCAACGTCCCACGGCGAAGCTCCGGGCGCCGACCCGCGTGGCCGTGCCACAGCCGCGGTCGCGCCCGCGCCAGGCGCCGTTCTCGATTGGGCTCTCGCCGGGTCCCGCGGGGCTGTCGCTCGGAGGGCGTTTCTGA